Part of the Mya arenaria isolate MELC-2E11 chromosome 8, ASM2691426v1 genome, ACAACACTTTTATATCAGTTAATATACAAAGATCACAGAAACAATGCCAACACTGGTAGAAACAGACACACAAGCAGACGGACGGCAGGACGGTCCGCAGAGTTTGGTGGAATATCCTTCAGGTGGTCCACGTCATACCACGCGGGTTTTGAAGCGGCGCCTGTGCAAGTGACCCCAGTTATGTTCACGTTTTTGAACTGCAAGCGCAGGACCTTCAACATCTGGTCAACGGATGGCACCGGAAGGTTGGACAAATCAATTGGCTCACATGTGTTCATTGTGGTGTTTTGTGTCCTGAACGAGCACATCCGCATAGTCGTCTTCGACTCAACTGCGCCGCCtttgcaaaaacaatatgtgtaaaatgtttacattgatgTTCGACGTaaatgatgaatttaatttaatttacatcTGCTTTTCTTGCAGTGTCTGGAACACCGAATTCGATAATATTCGATGTCTATAATACTCATACTTTATAGTAAAGGAccgatttggaaaaaaatcgaTCCGACCAATCGGTGGTTAATTGATCGGCCCAATATTATTTGCACTAAAATCTAAAAAGCGGACGCCTTCCGAAAGCGTTTCGAAAATTCGTGCGCAtcgtatatatacatgtattctcattcatcagatgCTTGAACCTTGAAcacatagcatcatcactctagTGAGAAAGCGTTTATACTACCGCGATCATGAACAAAAACTGTAGGGAGACGTGTGTAAACGAAGGGGCGAGTAAAACGACAACAGGCTTTTAAACAACGTTGCTTTGAGGTGTAGCAACAGCGGCAGGGGAGCGTTTCAGTAATTATCTTAgtcgattttagtcgtaaatcaaaaaaaaaaacgaccaTAGTGCCATTTTGCCATTGTGTCATTTCTGTGTCACGCATTTGTGTGGATTGATATTGAGCCAACCTTGAAAATGAACACGAAGTTGAGGGAAAACAAATCTGACTGACCAGTCATTTTGATGTTCAATTGAGTTTAAGTAATTGCAGTTACGACTAAAAGCCATTATTGAAACGCCCCCTCCCATCACCACCCCCCGCCCTGGGTCGTTAATTACGGCGACAAAATGTAAACAGCGTAACAAACGATGACAGGAGTGTCATTAACAGCGATTAGAGGGAAACAATGACATTTGGAGTGTTACGACGTAAAGCAGTTATAAAAAAACGTAATGTAAGGATTccataaataaaatcaacagaCCAAACAgacataaaatcaataaacgTCCTTGTATTTCCAAATTGTATTCTAGTCACAAAACGAAAATCTATTGCTGTATGATTTTACCTTTTCAAACACATACTTGTTCATATGTGACAATCATATCAGGTAGTATATCAGCAGTTGCTAGTTTTGAACCAAAATGGCTGTACATATACCCATTCTGGTTTCTCTGGCGTGTGTTTCTCTGATATTTGAATTTAAGTATTTACATAAAATGTCGTATCGGCATTTGTACAAATCCTATCGCGGGATGACCGTATCGTCTCATACTAAAGTGAATGTGTGGGATTGATGTCATCATCGGGGTGTGAACGCAATAgggctggtcaaagtatttCGGACTCAACACACTTTAACCACCCCAAATTGCGTCCATACCCCGATAACTTATATACTAGTAGTTTTCATAAATTAACTCTTtcgaaaatgttgatttatttttacgagACCTGCtaacacaatacaaaaaaatacaagatCAATAATTGTCACgtctatttttttgtatatgtatattgttatgcgataaTTGGCGACCCGAACATCTCCGAAGATGTTTCGTTAATCGGATGATAtccgcaattgccgaaaggcctTCTATTTAAGAAAAGGAGGTTGCGttgtaaatacatataaatgaagGTAATGTTGCCATGGGAATTAACTATCATTCAGACAACAGCCGTCAGCATGTAATATCATAGACCATATATACACGTGCATAAAGAATTAGTTTATTCTTACCAGGGTAACCTGTTTTCATGCCTGTGGCCACGAGGGACATGTACATTGTCTCACACATGTTTTCATAGCTCGAGGTGCACTCTGTTGCCGGCTTAAGGTTGTCGCGGCACGCGGGGTCCGCCATGGCTCCTGCCGCCGCGAACGTTTGGTCCGTGCTTGGGATGTTCTTCGTGTGAAGCCCCACGTGCTGACACTGCGGGCATCCTGAAACAACAAAGTGAGGAGTAAATTTCACACTGAGTATTCCCTTACTGGTCAAATGTTTGTCCTGAGTGAAGGTGAAGTGTTGGTTAGCGTagcgttttaataatttaagaaaaactgttgacttgaaaaagaaaaaaaaatcactaactTCGGTTACAGAGATGacaaattgttaatatttcttCTCTAAATGCAGTTTTAAGGCTTCATACAATATTTACgtgtggttgccgacgatgagGAAACAGGGGATGCCACTTTGTTAATTATAATTACTATATCCGCAAATCCAAATACAGTTTCACTacctcttacaatatttaaaaaaaacaagtatgattttgttttacataactaatatttattattaagatGCCATACTTAAAGTGCTAGACAAGCATATCCAGCCAACAAAAGcgcacaaaaacaaaacatttcttaattgCGCCATTTTAGTGTACCCCTCTCCGTTCAATATAAACTCATATCactcatttatatatttatataggaCATACATGTCAATATTTCGACATCGCTTTGTTTTAAAGAGATATGTTCAAATTCAAATGTATACCATATATCTTATCAAAGCTTTTGACCAGCAAACTTAATTGGCACACAATCAAAGTACTAATTATTCTCCTGACCAtcatacacataaatattattcGCGGCCAAAAAACGATATATCAAAATAAGTAATTATCAGAAAAAAAGTGTTATacattttgggaaaataaaAGGTAAACTTATATGTAGGTGAAATGATATTCTTGACAATGAGAGAGCTGTTTGTGGATTGTTCACTGACGAAGAGAGGGCTGTTTGTGGATTGTTCACTGACGAAGAGAGGGCTGTTTGTGGATTGTTCACTGACGAAGAGTGAGCTGTTTGTAGATTGTTCACTGACGAAGAGAGGGCTGTTTGTGGATTGTTCACTGACGAAGAGTGAGCTGTTTGTGGATTGTTCACTGACAAAGAGTGAGCTATTTGTGGATTGTTCACTGACGAAGAGAGGGCTGTTTGTGGATTGTTCACTGACGAAGAGTGAGCTGTTTGTGGATTGTTCACTGACGAAGAGAGGGCTGTTTTGGATTGTTCACTGACAAAGAGTGAGCTGTTTGTGGATTGTTCACTGACGAAGAGAGGGCTGTTTGTGGATTGTTCACTGACGAAGAGTGGGCTGTTTGTGGATTGTTCACTGACGAAGAGAGGGCTGTTTGTGGATTGTTCACTGACGAAGAGAGAGCTGTTTGTGGATTGTTCACTGACGAAGAGAGGGCTGTTTGTGGATTGTTCACTGACGAAGAGTGAGCTGTTTGTGGATTGTTCACTGACGAAGAGAGGTCTGTTTGTGGATTGTTCACTGACGAAGAGAGGGCTGTTTGTGGATTGTTCACTGACAAAGAGTGAGCTGTTTGTGGATTGTTCACTGACGAAGAGAGGTCTGTTTGTGGATTGTTCACTGACGAAGAGAGGGCTGTTTGTGGATTGTTCACTGACAAAGAGTGAGCTGTTTGTGGATTGTTCACTGACGAAGAGAGGTCTGTTTGTGGATTGTTCACTGACGAAGAGAGGGCTGTTTGTGGATTGTTCACTGACAAAGAGTGAGCTGTTTGTGGATTGTTCACTGACGAAGAGAGGGCTGTTTGTGGATTGTTCACTGACGAAGAGAGGGCTGTTTGTGGATTGTTCACTGACGAAGAGAGGGCTGTTTGTGGATTGCTCACTGACGAAGAGAGGGCTGTTTGTGGATTGTTCACTGACGAAGAGAGGGCTGTTTGTGGATTGTTCACTGACAAAGAGTGAGCTGTTTTGGGGATTTTCACTGACAAAAAGGAGGCTGTTTAgggattttcattaacaaagaTTGGGCTGTTTTGGGACTTTTCACTAGCTAACAGGGGCCTGTTTTGGGGTTTCTCATCGACAAAGATTGGGCTGTTTTGGGACTTTTCACTAGCTAACAGGGGCCTGTTTTGGGGTTTCTCATCGACAAAGAGAGGGCTGTTATGGGGCTTTTCAATAATAAAGAGAGGTTGTTTTGGGgcttttcaatatacttgtAAAAGAGAGGGCTGTTTTAGGCTTTAAATGTCTTACCCCTGTGGGGAATGCAGCACCATGCCATTTACAATAACTAATTTCGGATTTATTAGCAGCGTAACTGGATAACAATTTTcgtttatatatcatatattataagCAAAAACGGACTGGAAAAAATACAGATTATTTTACAATGTCGCAATAATTGTTTGGccgaaaatttatatcattgtatgtattgatacaacagtaatattttataagaacCTTTTGGAatgcaaatacaaaaacaaagtcGTGTGTGCAAATAATTACAATGTCACAGTCAAATACGTCGAGAGAGCCCTGGGTGACGACCTTTAAATGCTGATGGCCTCTCAGATTACAAAATACCAAATTATCTAGCATACCCCATTGAGTggtttgaacaaatattaaacaccCTAACTGATTAAGCCTGATTAAGCCAATTATCAATCACTTTGCCCTTTTCAAAGACACTCGGATACGTATGCACTTTTACCAGAAATGATGGTTTGTTTGAATTAGTGGCATCTTAGTTCGCCACCCTTTCCCCGTCCGTATTGAACATCTCAGTGCTGCAGCACCACAACTACTGTACCACACAACACCACGGTTGCCGTTCTACACGAACACGACTTCTGTATAACACCACGATCACAACTGTACTGCGCCATCACGACTATTGTACTTCATCACAAAGACTACTGCACTAAACAACAACGACTGCCgtatttaatatatcattattactGCCTGTAAACACCAGAACGCCTACCATTCTACGCCACCACGAATGCCGTACCTCACCACAACGACCACTGTAGTATACCACAACGACTACTGTACTACACCACCAGGATTATTGTATTGGACCACCACGACAAACGTACTACACTATCACGACTAGTGTACTGCACCACCACGAATACCGTACAACACCACCACGACTATTGTACTACACCATCACGACTACAGTACTACACCACCACGACTAATGTACTGCGCCACCACGACTACAGAACTACACCACCACGACTTATGTACTGCGCCACCACGACTATCGTACTACACCACCACGACTATTGTACTACATCATCACGACTATAGTACAGCGCCATCACGACTATTGTACTAGACCACCACGACTATTGTACTAGAACACCACGACTACCGTACTACACCACCACGACTAATGTACTACACCATCACGACTATAGTACAGCGCCACCACGACTATTGTATTAGAACACCACGACTACCGTACTTCACTACCACGACTCCTATTCTACACCGACATTACTGTACTACACTAAGACTGCCGATCTACACCACAGCGACTCAAGTACTACACCATCACGAATACTTTACTCTTCCACCTTACGTCTGTACTACACCACCACGACTGCCCTACATCACTATCACGACTTCTGTTCTACACCACAACGACTGCTTTCCTACAATAAAAAACTGCTGTAGTACAAACCACTATTGCCGTTCTGCAACACAACGACTGCCTTACTACAACATAACGACAGCTGTAGTACAAAACCACGACTGCCGTTCTGCAACACAACGACTGCCTTACTACAACATAACGACAGCTGTAGTACAAACCACGACTGCCGTTCTGCAACACAACGACTGCCTTACTACAACATAACGACAGCTGTAGTACAAACCACGCCTGCGTTCTGCAACACAACGACTGCCTTACTACAACATAACGACAGCTGTAGTACAAAACCACGACTGCCGCTCTGCAACACAACGACTGCCTTACTACAACATAACGACAGCTGTAGTACAAAACCACGACTGCCGTTCTGCAACACAACGACTGCCTTACTACAACATAACGACTGCTGTAGTACAAAACCACGACTGCCGTTCTGCAACACAACGACTGCCTTACTACAACATAACGACAGCTGTAGTACAAAACCACGACTGCCGTTCTGCAACACAACGACTGCCTTACTACAACATAACGACAGCTGTAGTACAAAACCACTACTGCCGTTCTGCAACACAACGACTGCCATACTACAACATAACGACAGCTGTAGTACAAAACCACGACTGCCGTTGTGCAACACAACGACTGCCTTACTACAACATAACGACAGCTGTAGTACAAAACCACGACTGCCGTTCTGCAACACAACGACTGCCTTACTACAACAAAACAACTGCTGTAGTACAAAACCACGACTGCCGTTCTGCAACACAACGGCTGCCTTACTACAACATAACGACTGCTGTAGTACAAACCACGACTGCCGTTCTGCAACACAACGACTGCCTTACTACAACAAAACAACTGCTGTAGTACAAAACCACGATTGCCTTTCTACAATATCACGACTTCAGTACTACAACACAATGACCACTGTACTACACCGTCACGAATACTGTACTGAATCACCACAAGTTCTGTACTACACCACCACTAGTACTGTACTACACCACCACTAGTACTGTACTACACCACCACGAGTACTCTACTGCAACACCACGACTACCGTAATACACCATCACGGATACTGTACTGAATCACCACTAGTAGTGTACTActccaccactactactactgtaCTACACCACCACGAGTACTGTACTGGACCACCACGACTACCGTAATACACCATCACGGATACTGTACTGAATCACCACTAGTAGTGTACTActccaccactactactactactactgtacTACACCACCACGAGAACTGTACTGGACCACCACGACTACCGTAATACACCATCACGGATACTGTACTGAATCACCACTAGTAGTGTACTActccaccactactactactgtaCTACACCACCACGAGTACTGTACTGGACCACCACGACTACCGTAATACACCATCACGGATACTGTACTGAATCACCATTAGTAGTGTACTActccaccactactactactgtaCTACACCACCACGAGAACTGTACTGCACCATCATGACTACCGTGATACGCAACCATGAATGTTGCACAGCGGCAGAACAACGGCAGGCTTCGGCGTAGACCTCGTAAATTGTAGAAATGATGTACGAAAATTGTGATGAGGCCACCGGCGATTTACACCATTTTCTGCATTATATGTGCTTATTCCAGAGAAGAGAGAAGCAGAACGAGTTTAAGGAATtgcttgaaacttgaaatacaGATAAGCTTTGTCAAGGTCATTACTCGAAAACTAGCCAAAGGAATTACATGACGTAATTGAAACTTTTAACATGCACATTTGACATTATCAAATAGTGTAAAGCCAATGAATAATCTTGGTCATATTTTTACAGAGTTATATCCCTTTGTACCTTGAATAGTCTTGTAAAGATTTTGTACAACATATATAACTTGGAACCTTCTGGTAGGGTGGAATTAAACTTTCAATAGTTATTGCTGTTAACAGCGGAAGAATATTGGCATGAGGACAATTTTATTTAACGCAATAATGGACCGATGAACTTTGTTCCAGTGTAGGGATCAGTTTTCGAGTGCGGGGgttcattttctgtttttatatctaaaatcattttttttccgGACTACTGATGTTATATGATTGATACTTGGATAATTGATAGATGGCAATGCAAAGTTATGCACCATCAAGTAGGATAACTGTGGGACACTTTGTTTACGGTAATTTCCCctttttactcattttaaataacaatgtttgTCCAGGTTATTACCCAAAGACTGACGAAATGAATTGGTGCACATTGCCACAATTGTTTACTTTGGTCTTATAACTGCATGTTATCTTCCTCTGTGCAAATGCCCAACGTGGACGGTCTTAGTTGTGCTCAGTGGTTGGTCGAAATGAAGCATCATCATTCGGCGCATTTCGCCCAGACATTTGAGGTATTTCCATATTGTTTGCCCCACCAATTGTCGCGAGAGTTTTAAATGTGCTAATTTTCGGGGCGATAATGAAAAATTTTCATGCGGAGCGTTTCGCCCCGCCAATTGGCGCATTTCCGCATTTTTGCCTCGCCACTTGTCGCATCTTAGCCTTTTAAAAAGGGACAAAATAAACCAAGTGGCAAGACCAAAATACGCCAAATGGCGGAGTGAAAATGCGCCACAtgattattactttttattcaGTTTTACCACTCCAAGTCCTTCTCTTAATAAAAACTTGAGTGACGCTTACTGGTAATCATAtttgaacttatttttaaactgatCATGATTAAATATGTGTAGGTCTAGCAAGAAATTTTGCTGAATGGCATATGCTACTTAATTCCTACGCTTACggtatttcaaaaattgatcaGGGGTAATGTATATACTAATCTATGAATAAGCTCAAACACATTCAAGGCTGATAAGAGCCTACTAAACGTTACGGTATTTCGAAATAGTACGTCTTATATTGTGAAACATTTGAGTTCAATATATATCAGGGAGAtacgaattataaattattataaaaatgatcaaaatattatcaattgcaatttgtaaatattgtcgtaatacaaataacacacatgtgatttgataacatttgtacCGCTAACACAACTtagttttaagatattttatataaaataccacCGTGATAGCGGCATGTCGCCTGCTATAAGTATAaagtaataaacatatttatttatttcacctCCCACTAGTTTCTGACCTTTTCATTGGATAAGAGAAGTCACATGGTGACCCACTTTTTTCTATAGTGGGTCAGTAAAGTCAATAGTCGACAAAAATGGCCGCCATTCATCGATTCTTCCTTCAAAACCACTTTTGCTGTTGAGAGGCGGTcgatgaattaaatcagttatTTGGTCTGTTACTGACCCACTACAGAACATAGGGGGTCTGTGAAATTTATAGGGGCGAGATGAGACATtaactatttgaaaatatataaggtagaaaacaaaacaaaaatacactgTTCAAAGAATGCCGTTAATGTTATTCAAAGTTGAGACCAAAAGTCTAACTGTGCAACGACAGGGCAGAAAATTTGGGCGAATCGTGGGTCATCGAGGGTCGTCGCAATGCAGTACTACGACATTTTGAGCATCGAGACGTAGACTTGCCGTCGTGAGGCAAAATTACACATGCACCTGTTGTGTTCTGCGATATCTTGTCATATCTGTGGCTTGTAGCTGTCGTCAGTCTGTCCTACGACACCATTGcgactaatgcaccagtcaattgtaaccacgttccccccaggtccggggaatagcggggactttgacttacggtccaaccaaccccggctaaaatcccctcCCTGCGGGGGAccaacagatggtaaaatccccgccaaatccccccacaccccagggaccataggtaaggcccattcctcgCTATATTTAAAACGAAGACAAAActaccgcattcacccggcactgcggggccgcctaaaaggtaaaaacacggtccatttcccctgctatccccggtatacccccggacctgggggccgtggttacaattgattggtgcataacCTGCGATGAATATATTGTCGTGGGTACAGAAGAATATTTTTAGCCAAACAATCTTACGATTGTCACACTCCAATCCTCACAGTATCCCTTATGAACACTAGAGATATATTTCGAGCATGTTGAAAGATCTGGCCACGAGAAATATTGTTATGGGTCTTAATCGTTTACACTTTGAACAATCCGTTATAATCGGGGCTTAAGACCACTGTCTTATCATCAAATGTTTGGTCGATGAATAAGCTCATTCACATTGAAGGCTGATGAGTACATCACCTTATATTAGAGAGGTTACACGACGCAACTTGTATGTAAGAGAGGTTGCACGACGCCATTTGTATGTACGTTAGGTTGCACGACGGCACTGGTATATTTGAGAGATTGCACGACGCCATTTGTATGTAAGTTAGGTTGCACGACGGCACTGGTATATTTGAGAGGTTGCACGACGCCACTTGTATGTAAGTTAAGTTGCACGACGGCACTGGTATATTTGAGAGGTTGTACGACGCCACTTGTATGTAAGTTAGGTTGCATGACGGCACTGGTATATTTGAGAGGTTGCACGACGCCATTTGTATGTAAGTTAGGTTGCACGACGGCACTGGTATATTTGAGAGGTTGCACGACGCCATTTGTATGTAAGTTAGGTTGCACGACGGCACTGGTATATTTGAGAGGTTGCACGACGCCACTATGTCTTGTATGTTAGAGAGGTTGCATGACGCCACTTGTATGTTAGAGAGGTTGCACGACGCCACTTGTATATTAGAGAAGTTGAAGGACGCCACTGGTATATAAAAGAGGTTGCATGACGCCACTTGTATGTTAGAGAGGTTGCATGACGCCACTGGTATGTTAGAGAAGTTGAAGGACGCCACTGGTATATTAGAGAAGTTGAAGGACGCCACTTGTATGCTAGAGAGGTTGCATGACGCCACTGGTATATTAGAGAAGTTGCATGACGCCACTGATGTATAAGAGAAGTTGCATGACGCCACTTGTATGTTAGAGAGGTTGCATGACGCCACTGGTATATTAGAGAAGTTGAAGGACGCCAC contains:
- the LOC128244439 gene encoding PGC-1 and ERR-induced regulator in muscle protein 1-like, which codes for MAQYSCDRGVIQKSCSCRTATVVLCVKIPKTAHSLSVNNPQTALSSSVNNPQTALSSSVSNPQTALSSSVNNPQTALSSSVNNPQTALSSSVNNPQTAHSLSVNNPQTALSSSVNNPQTDLSSSVNNPQTAHSLSVNNPQTALSSSVNNPQTDLSSSVNNPQTAHSLSVNNPQTALSSSVNNPQTDLSSSVNNPQTAHSSSVNNPQTALSSSVNNPQTALSSSVNNPQTALSSSVNNPQTAHSSSVNNPQTALSSSVNNPQTAHSLSVNNPKQPSLRQ
- the LOC128242076 gene encoding uncharacterized protein LOC128242076 — its product is MAQLRNVLFLCAFVGWICLSSTLRCPQCQHVGLHTKNIPSTDQTFAAAGAMADPACRDNLKPATECTSSYENMCETMYMSLVATGMKTGYPGGAVESKTTMRMCSFRTQNTTMNTCEPIDLSNLPVPSVDQMLKVLRLQFKNVNITGVTCTGAASKPAWYDVDHLKDIPPNSADRPAVRLLVCLFLPVLALFL